From the genome of Monomorium pharaonis isolate MP-MQ-018 chromosome 2, ASM1337386v2, whole genome shotgun sequence, one region includes:
- the LOC105831658 gene encoding centrosome-associated protein 350 isoform X3 produces MKSSGQKEDSVDKKRYVFFSDPDVIAKRAETSSVAAQITQELEAQQKPSKEQSADLRISAIDLKSLENLLSYYPVQPHPFTFISAVKQKLALEDLTDFCAKTRDPRSQAKTSLTSSAIKITRTQNLNTQNQIVQKMDFIKPLKVPDLKISPKTLDFTSSRENSISKELPLTKSEITTKEFTHDKSDKSLRTGERVQRKLDFSSDSSSFINCESIEPLKAPNVSIASILSKKKEHVRDSSREKENRSKRMKKDDSSITKKDEFMQDQVKRSRSPRHTSRKDTGDVKLAKNDKSFHAAKNNEKDFLLVKSKDKNFVAPVTKKDNDKRQRFFNVQSVELMKDSLESKTRISSNESPTSVLSPWKLLDKVTLRDNNMGTLFNIENKSKDTTHYFLKQKSEMEDLKHKFDVDNRQLKQDKLSTIYKEQTKRISDKNKILLSNKSEDKHSVTEPSEDVEFMSETNNFRSRISAYPINSTQPSKSKGFDVAIESKQSSSQTRSIKTSESFKYTEHSTAHSANTSVKKDEESCSQSIITTKETTTNDDSNDVDSTVLPDVLFDPRRISLRDGYSQPEFHNLTTPEKMNLMLRSKRRRHLMQSSDSEVDARCPKYKPIVKSEKEQEEVQLIHPTALHMQFQAELHLYDSYNESLQQVMDVEKCLYNTKCEMQEQKSSLKVNEKNEEKIVQTVEDCAAAAIDNDAVEKTTWNPGEYIKKDIVERRKSNDEAHFNREHYIQKQNNVDEPGYGFNCEKFNKAIIKKAEVQTQTVNDIATQTYIADISADEQNAQNRLSETGESFLRENEVPQLSLDSAEQFEDLDQIEEMSLPSRIRTMSEISLHETTSSIKTETGTEISISTRGVTCTFTQYIGSEIARLLRDENQRSYQIEELFKFQEKTLNDKTKKLAQLEEQKRALKDTGQDSRSVKKKQRALLLRLQEEKAEIQRLKDLYEITSQERKRMLQKQRDIFNQKMSTKNILSKLKRTADSQSPRRLSGPMKGYDIRSNSSMSSLIDSDKSQHDRSQIDTRLQASESDVSKFDLLKSNMFISLAEESNTSAAKLDDLVESKEQEKSPTQLQKKSDISKYELRSRKYEEKMPRADILRQKQNQLDMESKRIQGHPMKINIRLLENQDQFRLSQSPKPEVEASAPDYVSIKSESDTLVEVLSKRSRTTQGTDSSIQTAMAAKEKELTSNAVTANSESIEEEISAIVQDTVSKMSQSQISEISQTSASKNSKKNDKTLTSDRDISKKLQHAELKASSKRKNAKHQKSKSSSSISTENTLRSKSSSHISEELVKHQDKRTKVENEKKLHQLDNNKENLILDELEDLNESQTSLQALVTLNEHLKAIKDKNLKLSSEIINESKKSGSAQVSNRKSNENVEGFSNEWDTQNTSQLSQINTFAISHHSSGESDKSLSKSVVVRSQNKEFEQILNARETALASRKNCVEEWMAWHARLRAEEERVTHMEQAALKLVAAASNVLCQQGGDTTVSSDTSDVEERIGNLTEKLAARRLEMARLKREAKKQAKKQLRALETNLRNQLEKYDTTIREMRKKLESKRAIKEADKLAIEPKSLADFKVPEIPLKRIQNIYKSSDLLRSRSESDLLLTRNRQRDLSKFVTSITYDDKHERDSSQKSTKSMNTKSANVFEGTMDLHGSARTIFSDYASTEAHDKIRTTVSSISNDVHRSGKYVLSTQKQVEKSIADVKQSVSCDTGDAKTDPSMGRSELEIQTMLESTRFDDHSTINTESAENRFITSVDQSQSKTLTVVSEIPEIRSVESSKSISSKSVYSTENVARIADSSILTYSRKLDFLQLNNKNLSEDISSIEKDIKALSEIMSRLSSESNEKFKTDNDERNTSQDISEIISKSVFSDQIIEIENGHQAAEREIDTEAPSISVNNRKSPSASNLSHDKYMISDRINSEISAIIAEEVPTISNSLHEIDYEAKSKEIMNEIEKSILSQHVGIASGDDPTSALESGNEKLLNNLASEFGIKSISEILSKVSKSKKSLDLAKNTTTQIIDDAKLNINKQRNVSEAILEEDVIKAQTEDAHSLKLFEHFDTTSVQSPIIAGHRSKETVSQRNSRSASNLVSSQNAHLLSGKDVKSSKSISEMPEAGIDTANDVVLLKNLDEDIQTEMPDSIRQGLNSTASASNAAQNRSRAVSAENILRDKDDWTASDSFEIPQDEISTEVREELENSRSGWDDTSNNFSEKNASRVDDTTNKEAENNLLISDADVSAFLPKGESTNVADVQDITFNNTLAPSHAVKSNDELDDILDIIARENDKEKSIPEKFDNVISDSMAELLDRVKDIVENDRDVDSHFKGFLCDTEDENISVDNRIEALSDASMLNNKARSETNVEDINEDNAVSAMNICKDDKDDKANNREEIINISLQTVEEIGDKSAVNLHVEIDEESPRESASEVQEIIITELDSSSAEDNVLSELEIDAKIELAEDEEPATCNVNEDRSVERNEGAIKIKECLESIPEQDSSDGEQLDNLVEVAMSGLDTVEKAVASSRDSPKSEVDDAVLTTRTKQSKEETTVDTAENSNKVAISEASVNINKTFDILKDPEYEDISEESLEVSEILDRDDIPKTGVARKSSADLPERYQITQKSEDILRILDEISQKSSFDSASNSQDNERSARSASSATEEISKVSATNDSPCENRKTTNKVDEESYEMNETTKGRFLEGAKLQSIGTSDVDDLSKKGKVVPLNLDEDDKSSRIIEELRERVSQLQEQNGSSESSEAGDTPRGVSEIEMDSPRDFNDSRLDIDILDDDLLSGTKATNQSIDMETNFHSPSIVTTSEKDIETMIHELKASLGQPGQELAELEAKLLRLEQLQIELEIKKLEAEEVSYYVREIPNKPPPPYTPPGDGRLSVSLGSPPLVTAVIPSNVEELTAFTEKATALIYNAKLAGEDIANLEAPPEIYELTKDKGEKRDRRIYNTFLFDLCKETIVEVYRAEYEKPGPSWTKPNVKTKPTMKIPKNVEELIEYVNKEVATLFGFKTKLQRENMVMRWSRKRRDRVDELLAREAQAEEDEWTKFHHDELAVKNGLTVAILDTLVMETANVMKIAYGKKRRIMV; encoded by the exons atgaaGAGTAGTGGCCAGAAGGAAGATTCcgttgataaaaaaagatatgttttCTTCTCGGATCCAGATGTTATTGCCAAACGTGCAGAAACCTCTTCTGTC gcAGCACAGATTACCCAAGAACTCGAGGCCCAACAGAAACCTTCTAAGGAACAATCAGCTGACTTGCGAATATCCGCAATTGATTTAAAGAGCTTAGAAAATTTACTATCCTATTATCCTGTACAGCCACATCCTTTTACGTTTATCAGCGCAGTGAAACAAAAACTTGCTTTGGAAGATCTTACTGATTTCTGCGCCAAAACACGCGACCCACGTTCTCAAGCAAAAACTAGCTTGACTTCTtcagcaataaaaataacccGTACACAGAATTTAAATACGCAGAatcaaattgtacaaaaaatggaCTTCATCAAGCCACTAAAAGTACCAGATCTGAAAATTTCTCCGAAAACATTGGATTTCACCAGTAGCAGAGAAAACTCTATTTCAAAGGAGCTGCCTTTGACAAAATCTGAAATAACCACAAAGGAATTCACACACGATAAATCTGACAAGAGCCTAAGAACTGGTGAGAGAGTACAGAGAAAGTTAGATTTCTCCTCGGATAGTTCATCGTTTATTAACTGTGAAAGCATAGAGCCATTAAAAGCACCAAATGTCTCCATAGCATCTATTTTGAGCAAGAAGAAGGAACATGTTAGAGACAGCTCcagagaaaaggaaaatagaTCGAAGAGAATGAAGAAGGATGATTCTTCGATTACAAAGAAGGATGAATTCATGCAGGACCAAGTAAAACGCAGTCGTAGTCCAAGACATACTTCTAGAAAAGATACTGGCGATgtaaaattagcaaaaaatgataaatcatTCCATGCTGCAAAGAATAACgagaaagattttttgttggtaaaatcaaaggataaaaattttgtagcgCCTGTTACCAAAAAAGATAATGATAAAAGGCAAAGATTCTTTAATGTACAGTCTGTAGAATTAATGAAAGATTCTCTGGAATCTAAGACTCGAATATCTAGCAACGAATCGCCCACATCGGTTTTATCACCTTGGAAACTATTGGATAAAGTCACATTGAGAGATAACAATATGGgcactttatttaatattgaaaacaaatcTAAAGACACAACCcactattttttaaagcagAAGTCTGAAATGGAGGACTTAAAGCATAAATTCGATGTAGATAATAGACAATTGAAACAAGACAAATTAAGCACTATTTATAAAGAACAAACGAAAAGAATTTCCGAcaagaacaaaattttgttgagTAACAAAAGTGAAGATAAACACAGTGTCACGGAGCCCTCTGAAGACGTTGAATTTATGtctgaaacaaataatttcagGAGTCGTATAAGTGCTTATCCTATAAATTCTACACAGCCATCAAAAAGTAAAGGTTTTGATGTGGCTATAGAAAGTAAGCAGAGCAGTTCTCAGACCAGATCAATCAAAACCTcagaaagttttaaatatacagaACATTCCACAGCACACTCTGCAAATACAAGTGTTAAAAAAGACGAGGAATCGTGTTCTCAAAGCATTATTACAACTAAAGAAACGACAACTAACGACGATTCAAACGACGTAGATAGTACTGTACTGCCAGATGTATTGTTTGATCCAAGAAGAATTTCTCTCAGAGACGGCTACTCCCAACcagaatttcataatttaacgACGCCGGAAAAAATGAATCTTATGCTCAGATCGAAACGAAGGAGACATTTGATGCAGAGCAGCGATTCGGAAGTAGATGCAAGATGTCCAAAGTACAAGCCTATAGTAAAATCTGAGAAAGAACAAGAGGAGGTACAATTG ATTCACCCAACAGCTTTGCATATGCAATTTCAGGCAGAATTGCATCTGTATGATTCTTATAATGAGTCCCTCCAACAGGTAATGGATGTTGAAAAGTGTTTGTACAACACTAAATGTGAAATGCAGGAACAAAAAAGTTCACTGAAagtcaatgaaaaaaatgaagaaaaaatcgTGCAAACTGTAGAAGACTGCGCAGCTGCTGCAATCGATAATGATGCCGTTGAGAAAA cGACATGGAATCCAggtgaatatataaaaaaggatATTGTTGAGCGTCGAAAATCAAACGATGAGGCGCATTTCAATAGAGAGCATTATATCCAAAAGCAAAACAATGTCGATGAGCCAGGTTATGGCTTTAATTgtgaaaagtttaataaagcGATTATCAAAAAAGCGGAGGTACAAACACAGACAGTGAATGATATAGCGACCCAAACGTACATCGCGGATATATCCGCGGATGAACAAAACGCGCAAAATAGATTGTCAGAAACTGGTGAATCGTTTTTGAGAGAAAACGAAGTTCCCCAGCTGTCTTTAGATTCGGCTGAACAGTTCGAGGATTTAGACCAAATTGAAGAGATGTCACTGCCTAGCAGAATACGAACCATGTCGGAGATTAGTTTACACGAAACTACCTCGTCAATAAAAACGGAAACCGGGACTGAAATTAGTATCTCAACTCGAGGTGTAACGTGCACGTTTACTCAATATATAGGTTCAgag atagCACGACTCTTAAGAGACGAGAATCAACGAAGCTATCAAATTGAAGAGTTGTTTAAGTTTCAAGAGAAaacattaaatgataaaaccAAAAAATTAGCGCAACTAGAAGAGCAAAAACGCGCATTGAAAGATACTGGACAAGATAGTCGTTCCGTGAAAAAGAAACAGAGAGCGCTGCTTCTAAGACTACAAGAGGAGAAGGCTGAAATTCAAAGATTAAAAGACTTATACGAAATTACAAGCCAAGAACGAAAGCGTATGTTGCAAAAACAGAGAgacatatttaatcaaaagatGTCGACAAAGAATATCTTATCGAAATTAAAGAGAACCGCAGACAGCCAATCGCCGAGAAGATTATCGGGTCCTATGAAGGGCTATGATATACGCAGTAATAGCTCTATGAGTTCCTTGATCGATTCGGATAAATCTCAACATGATCGGTCTCAGATTGACACACGGTTGCAAGCATCTGAAAGCGACGTATCCAAATTTGACTTGTTGAAATCTAACATGTTTATAAGTTTAGCTGAAGAAAGCAACACATCCGCGGCGAAACTCGATGATCTGGTTGAGAGTAAGGAACAAGAGAAGAGTCCCACCCAGTTACAAAAGAAAAGCGATATATCAAAGTACGAGTTGAGATCGCGAAAGTACGAAGAGAAAATGCCCAGAGCGGATATCTTACGACAAAAGCAAAATCAGCTGGATATGGAATCGAAGCGGATTCAAGGTCATCCCATGAAGATAAATATTCGGCTTTTGGAAAATCAGGATCAGTTCAGGCTGTCGCAATCACCAAAACCAGAAGTGGAAGCGTCAGCACCTGATTACGTCAGTATAAAATCCGAATCTGATACGTTAGTGGAAGTGCTGTCTAAAAGATCAAGAACAACGCAAGGAACAGATTCTTCTATACAAACCGCGATGGCTGCAAAGGAGAAAGAGTTAACTTCTAATGCTGTAACCGCTAATAGCGAATCTATAGAGGAAGAGATAAGCGCAATAGTTCAAGACACCGTTTCGAAAATGTCGCAGTCACAAATCTCCGAGATATCACAGACGAGTGCAAGTaagaattctaaaaaaaacgACAAGACTCTTACGAGCGACAGAGATATATCTAAAAAGCTGCAACATGCCGAGCTAAAAGCAAGTTCCAAGCGTAAAAACGCCAAGCATCAGAAATCGAAATCATCTTCTAGTATATCAACGGAAAATACACTGCGGTCCAAGTCCAGTTCTCACATATCGGAAGAGCTTGTCAAGCATCAGGATAAACGAACGAAAGTggagaacgaaaaaaaattgcatcagTTAGATAACAATAAGGAAAATTTAATCTTGGACGAGTTAGAGGATCTCAATGAAAGTCAAACTTCGCTTCAAGCGCTCGTTACGCTTAACGAGCATTTGAAAgctattaaagataaaaacttgaaattatCGAGCGAAATAATAAACGAGAGTAAGAAAAGTGGATCCGCTCAAGTTTCGAACAGAAAATCGAATGAGAATGTTGAAGGTTTTTCCAATGAATGGGATACTCAAAATACATCCCAACTgtctcaaattaatacttttgccATTTCCCATCACAGTTCTGGAGAAAGCGATAAAAGTCTGTCGAAGTCCGTAGTTGTTAGGTCGCAAAACAAAGAATTCGAACA AATTTTGAACGCACGGGAAACTGCACTTGCATCGCGCAAAAACTGCGTTGAGGAGTGGATGGCGTGGCACGCAAGGCTAAGAGCAGAGGAGGAACGTGTTACTCATATGGAGCAGGCAGCACTTAAACTTGTTGCGGCAGCATCTAATGTTTTGTGTCAGCAAGGAGGGG ATACCACTGTGTCGTCCGATACGAGTGATGTCGAGGAAAGAATAGGAAATCTTACTGAGAAATTAGCGGCACGACGTCTTGAAATGGCGCGTTTAAAAAGAGAAGCAAAAAAGCAAGCGAAGAAACAACTACGTGCTCTGGAAACAAACCTGCGGAATCAACTCGAG AAATATGACACGACGATTCGCGAGATGCGCAAAAAGTTGGAGTCGAAGAGAGCTATTAAAGAAGCTGATAAGTTAGCTATAGAGCCAAAATCACTGGCTGACTTTAAAGTACCTGAAATACCGCTGAAGAGAATACAGAACATCTACAAGAGCAGCGATTTACTGAGATCCAGGTCGGAATCTGATCTCCTCTTAACAAGAAATCGACAGAGGGATTTGTCGAAATTTGTGACGTCCATAACATACGATGATAAGCATGAGAGGGACAGTTCTCAGAAATCTACGAAATCCATGAATACCAAGAGTGCAAACGTTTTCGAAGGCACTATGGATCTCCACGGTAGCGCTCGAACTATTTTTAGTGATTATGCATCAACAGAAGCACACGATAAAATTCGGACAACGGTTTCGTCGATTTCGAATGATGTACATCGTTCTGGAAAATATGTTCTTTCTACGCAAAAACAAGTCGAAAAATCCATTGCTGATGTGAAACAAAGCGTATCATGTGACACAGGAGACGCTAAAACGGATCCCAGTATGGGACGGTCAGAATTAGAAATACAAACGATGTTGGAGAGTACAAGATTTGACGATCACAGTACTATTAACACCGAATCGGCTGAAAATAGATTTATCACTAGTGTCGATCAATCTCAGTCGAAAACTCTTACAGTAGTATCCGAGATTCCGGAAATACGAAGCGTCGAGTCCTCTAAATCTATTTCAAGCAAATCCGTATATTCTACAGAAAATGTTGCGCGTATCGCCGATTCCAGTATACTCACTTATTCAAGAAAGTTGGATTTTCTGCAGTTGAATAATAAGAACTTAAGCGAGGACATAAGTTCCATCGAAAAAGATATTAAGGCACTTTCGGAAATAATGTCGCGCCTAAGTAGCGAATCGAATGAGAAGTTTAAAACAGATAACGATGAAAGAAATACCTCGCAAGATATATCAGAGATAATATCGAAGTCAGTTTTTAGTGATCAAATAATTGAGATTGAAAACGGACATCAAGCGGCTGAGAGAGAAATCGATACCGAAGCTCCTTCCATATCGGTAAATAATAGAAAGTCACCATCTGCCAGTAATTTGAGCCATGATAAATACATGATATCGGACAGAATAAATAGTGAAATATCGGCAATAATCGCGGAAGAAGTTCCCACTATCTCTAATTCGCTTCATGAAATTGATTACGAAGCCAAAAGCAAAGAGATTATGAATGAAATAGAGAAATCTATATTGTCGCAACACGTTGGGATCGCAAGCGGTGACGATCCAACCTCAGCATTAGAAAGTGGAaacgaaaaattattgaacaaTTTGGCCTCTGAGTTtggaataaaatcaatttctgaAATTCTTTCCAAAGTgtcaaaaagcaaaaaaagtcTTGATCTCGCGAAAAACACAACGACGCAAATTATAGACGACGCAAagcttaatataaataagcaACGCAACGTAAGTGAAGCAATACTTGAGGAGGATGTTATAAAAGCTCAAACAGAAGACGCGCATTCTCTAAAACTTTTTGAACATTTTGACACTACATCAGTGCAATCTCCCATCATTGCCGGTCATCGTTCAAAGGAAACGGTATCGCAACGCAACTCGCGAAGCGCATCGAACTTAGTTTCGAGTCAGAACGCACATTTGCTTTCTGGTAAAGATGTGAAATCGTCGAAAAGTATTTCCGAGATGCCAGAAGCCGGAATTGACACCGCCAATGACgtagttttattaaagaacCTTGATGAAGATATTCAAACAGAGATGCCCGATAGTATCCGACAGGGTTTGAATTCAACGGCATCTGCATCTAATGCTGCTCAAAATCGATCGCGCGCGGTTAGCgccgaaaatattttacgcgATAAGGACGATTGGACGGCGTCTGATTCATTCGAAATCCCGCAAGATGAGATTAGCACTGAAGTGCGCGAAGAACTCGAGAATTCGAGATCGGGTTGGGATGATACCTCAAATAATTTCTCGGAAAAGAATGCATCACGTGTCGATGATACGACAAATAAAGAAGctgaaaacaatttattaataagtgaCGCTGACGTGTCAGCTTTCCTTCCAAAGGGAGAATCTACCAATGTTGCGGATGTACAGGATATTACTTTTAACAACACGTTAGCACCATCTCACGCGGTAAAAAGTAATGACGAGCTTGATGATATATTGGATATAATCGCTAGAGAAAACGATAAAGAGAAAAGCATTCCTGAAAAGTTCGATAATGTAATTTCCGATTCGATGGCTGAATTGTTAGACAGAGTTAAGGATATTGTGGAAAATGATAGAGATGTGGATAGCCATTTTAAAGGATTTTTATGTGATACAGAGGATGAGAATATCAGTGTAGATAATCGAATTGAAGCGCTTTCAGATGCTTCGATGTTAAATAACAAAGCGCGAAGTGAAACAAACGTAGAAGATATAAACGAAGATAACGCGGTCTCTGCGATGAATATTTGTAAAGATGATAAAGATGATAAAGCTAATAATCGTgaggaaataataaatatttcgttacAAACGGTTGAGGAGATTGGGGACAAATCAGCTGTAAACTTACATGTGGAAATTGATGAGGAGAGTCCACGCGAATCAGCGTCGGAAgtacaagaaattataataacagaaTTGGATTCGAGTAGTGCCGAGGACAATGTATTGTCTGAACTTGAAATTGATGCCAAAATTGAGTTGGCTGAGGACGAGGAACCTGCCACGTGCAATGTAAACGAGGACAGGAGTGTGGAAAGAAATGAAGGGGCTATAAAGATAAAGGAATGCCTGGAATCAATTCCGGAGCAAGATAGTTCGGATGGCGAACAATTGGATAACTTGGTGGAAGTTGCGATGAGTGGATTGGACACCGTAGAAAAAGCTGTTGCATCCTCGCGCGATTCTCCGAAGTCGGAAGTGGATGATGCGGTACTTACGACGCGGACTAAACAATCTAAAGAAGAGACAACGGTTGACACGGCCGAAAATAGTAACAAAGTCGCGATATCAGAAGCATcagtaaatatcaataaaacatTCGATATACTGAAGGATCCGGAATACGAAGACATCTCCGAGGAGAGCCTTGAGGTGTCCGAAATTTTAGACAGAGATGACATTCCAAAGACGGGCGTCGCGAGAAAGTCCTCCGCCGACTTGCCGGAGAGGTATCAAATCACTCAGAAATCGGAAGACATACTGAGAATACTGGATGAGATCTCGCAGAAATCATCGTTCGATTCTGCAAGCAATTCGCAAGACAACGAGAGGAGTGCTCGGAGTGCGTCGAGTGCAACGGAAGAGATTAGCAAGGTTTCCGCGACGAACGATTCACCCTGCGAGAATAGAAAAACGACGAATAAGGTGGACGAAGAGTCTTACGAGATGAACGAAACGACGAAGGGTCGATTCTTGGAAGGAGCAAAATTGCAATCGATAGGAACTAGCGATGTGGACGATTTGTCTAAAAAGGGGAAAGTTGTTCCTTTGAATTTGGACGAAGATGACAAGTCCTCTCGGATAATAGAAGAGCTGCGCGAGAGAGTCTCACAGCTGCAGGAACAGAATGGCTCATCCGAATCCAGCGAAGCCGGTGATACTCCGAGAGGTGTATCCGAGATCGAGATGGACTCACCGAGAGATTTTAATGATTCGAGGCTAGATATCGATATCTTGGACGATGATCTGCTGAGCGGCACTAAAGCGACGAACCAGAGCATCGATATGGAAACCAATTTTCATTCCCCATCCATCGTCACCACGTCCGAGAAGGACATCGAGACTATGATTCATGAATTAAAAG